The following are encoded together in the Poseidonibacter lekithochrous genome:
- a CDS encoding PhnE/PtxC family ABC transporter permease, translated as MLLLNSSKELNVSLIFIAVFIFSLFFADLEISAYEPFLELSKFVTSIKDINFSSIDLLIDAALQTIYIATMAIVFSAILGFILSFYFSNIIVRTILAYIRAIHEIFWALIFLQVFGLSTVTAILAIVLPYSAILAKVYAEILEEYDTFDKRTVSREASRVSLFFYTKLPNAMPHIISYTLYRFECAMKSSAILGFVGITTLGYYLSSSFNEGLYNEVWLMLIIFYILIASIKFWFNKFTILVLFVVSLIQMPLSLNSFSSENLSRFLFEDIVPSPIKNDYTVIEGLTWFYKIFINEIVPGIFNTIVLTQVSLVATAVLALVLFPLISYKFVGKFGRFFSHIFLVVLRSTPEYILAFLFLSIFGASMLPAVVALMLHNGAIIAFIIGKQSNEIDYVLDKSTHLNLYTYEVLPKLYNSFLAFLFYRWEVIMRESAILGMLGVATLGFYIDSAIADIRLDKVVILLFFTALLNITIDLISKKVRDYLKTDASITTCGCELK; from the coding sequence ATGTTACTACTTAACAGTTCAAAAGAGTTAAATGTAAGTTTAATTTTTATTGCTGTTTTTATCTTCTCCTTGTTTTTTGCTGACTTAGAGATTTCTGCATATGAACCATTTTTAGAACTTAGTAAATTTGTAACTTCAATAAAAGATATCAACTTTTCATCTATTGATTTATTAATAGATGCGGCACTTCAAACTATTTATATTGCTACAATGGCAATAGTTTTTTCTGCTATTTTAGGTTTTATATTATCCTTTTATTTTAGTAATATTATTGTTAGAACAATACTTGCTTATATTAGAGCAATTCATGAGATATTTTGGGCTTTAATATTTTTACAAGTATTTGGTCTAAGTACAGTTACCGCAATCCTTGCGATAGTTTTACCATATAGTGCAATTTTAGCAAAAGTATATGCTGAAATATTAGAAGAATATGACACTTTTGATAAGAGAACTGTATCAAGAGAAGCTTCAAGAGTTTCATTGTTTTTTTATACTAAATTACCAAATGCAATGCCACATATAATTTCATATACATTATACAGATTTGAATGTGCCATGAAATCATCTGCAATTTTAGGATTTGTTGGTATTACAACTTTAGGTTATTATTTATCTTCATCTTTTAATGAAGGTTTATATAATGAAGTATGGCTAATGCTTATCATTTTTTATATTCTAATTGCAAGTATTAAATTTTGGTTCAATAAGTTTACTATTTTGGTTTTATTTGTAGTTTCACTAATTCAAATGCCACTCTCTTTAAACTCTTTTTCTAGTGAGAATCTATCTAGATTTCTTTTTGAAGACATTGTTCCTAGTCCTATAAAAAATGACTATACAGTTATAGAAGGGTTAACTTGGTTTTATAAAATCTTCATTAATGAGATAGTTCCAGGTATTTTTAACACTATTGTTTTAACACAAGTTTCACTTGTTGCAACTGCTGTATTAGCATTAGTTTTATTTCCTTTGATTTCATATAAATTTGTGGGTAAGTTTGGAAGGTTTTTCTCTCATATATTTTTAGTAGTTTTAAGATCAACTCCTGAGTATATTTTAGCTTTTTTATTTTTATCAATATTTGGTGCTTCGATGCTTCCTGCAGTTGTTGCTCTTATGCTTCATAATGGTGCTATTATTGCTTTTATTATTGGTAAGCAATCAAATGAGATTGATTATGTTTTAGATAAATCAACACACCTTAATTTATATACTTATGAAGTATTACCAAAACTATATAACTCTTTCTTAGCATTTCTTTTTTACAGATGGGAAGTAATTATGAGAGAATCAGCAATCTTAGGTATGTTAGGTGTTGCTACACTTGGGTTCTATATTGACTCAGCTATTGCTGATATTAGGCTTGATAAAGTTGTTATTTTGTTGTTTTTTACTGCTTTATTAAATATTACAATAGATTTAATCTCAAAAAAAGTAAGAGATTACCTAAAAACCGATGCTTCTATCACTACATGTGGGTGTGAATTAAAATAA